Part of the Bacteroidota bacterium genome is shown below.
GGAAAAATAACTGAGGAATCTTTGCGATGCCAGAAAATATCCGCCCACATGCAATCCCACATTCTCCACAAAATCATGATAAGTAACTTCTTCGAACACGCGCCCGTAATGCTTGTTGCGCGGGTACGCCGTGTTCACGAGCGCGTCTATGTAACCGAATTCATTGTGCACCGACTCGATGAGCGCCTGCAGCGAAGCATCAGAAGTAATATCGGTCTGGATGAAAATGGCGCGGCCTTCATATTTCTTATGCAGCGTTTCCGCAACCGATTTTCCTTCCTTCTCACTTTTTTCAGCAACAATGACTGTAGCGCCGGCTTCACAAATTGCTTCGCAGAAAACACGGCCCAGCAAACCGGCTCCACCGGTCACTACTACAACTTTTCCATTCAGTGCATTACTCATTTTTTTTGAATTTCGAGTATCGCCCAGTTCATCAGGTAGCCCGCCGAGATCTGCAGGCGCCCTTTTTCACTGTTGACGGTAAATGTACCAATTCCTTTTCCATTGAATTTAAAATCTATTTCAGGAACGAAATCGTGAAGGATAAAATAATTCGCACTCTCGCCTATCCATTCGTTTACAGTTTCCACGCAATACGTATTGTAAGAATACATCATGCCTTCTTTTCCTTCGGGACGCGTGTGATCATGGATCTTCGCCCAGATGTCGACGTTGTGACGACGATTGAAGAGTGAACTTGCAAATATTTTTCCGCCGGGTTTCGTAATGCGCAACAATTCTTTCACAGCTTTTCCCGGTTCATCGAGCCACGATAATGTTTGCCAGCAACAAACGAGATCGAAGGAATTATTTTTTATTTTTTTCAGATCATAAATATCCGCTTTCACATAATTGCATTTATTTCCGTTGAGTTTTTTTGCAATACGCAATGCATCATCATTGAAATCGGAAAGTGTGAATTCCGCGTGCGGGTACATTGCGCGCAAGTGATGGGCGAGTGTTCCGCCCCCGCAGGCGATATCGGCAATGGAAGAAATTTTTTGTCCCGACTCTTTCAAAAGTTTTTCGAGAAATTTCTGCTGCTCGGTTTTCACCAACGACTTTTTATAATAAGCAGCAGTTTCCTTTTTACTTTTCTGAAGAGCGTTGATATAGTTGTTTTTTTTTGCCACGGGTTAGCACGAATTAGCGCGGATCAATTATATTTTCTGAAAACCGGTTTGATCGCCGGGCCGACGAGATATTTTTCTATTCCGTCGTTCAATGCGGATTTGCAAACTTTCAATGCTTTTTCTGTTGCACGGAAGGTGAGTTCCAATTCGCCATCGCCATGTGAATAAGATTGTGCGATCCACGGAATGAGAATATTATTCTTTATCATTTCCTGGGCGAATAAAGTCCGGAGCGGCAAAGAAATTTTTCCTTCCTGATCGCGCGTAAAATAATACGGCATGCAGGCGAATCCCTCCAATGAAAAATTCTTTCCGATCCCGATCCCTTTTGCAATGTCATTCATCCCTGTCACTAATTTTCTTCCGAAACTCCAGAGCTGATCCGTCACTTTATGCTGCTGGTAATATTCAATTGTTTTTATGAAGGCACCGAAGCCGGACATTTCTGAACCGTGCGTGGTGGAAATAAGAAAAACCCGTTCAGCTCCTTCTTTCCGGATTCCGCCGAGATCCATAATTTCTTTTTTCCCAATGAGCGCCGACAATGCAAAACCATTTGCCATTCCTTTTCCGAATGTGGCGAGATCGGGTTCTATGTCGTAAACTTTCATGGCACCACGAAGGTCCCATCGAAATCCCGTGATCATTTCATCAAGAATGAAAACCGTTCCGTTCTTTGCGCACAAATCTTTTACCTGGTGCAGAAAACTTTTTGTTTTGTCGGGGCAACCTTTATTATCCATCACAATTTTTGAATCACCCTCGCACGGGGAAATAAAAGTTGCCGGTTCAAGAATCACTGCGGCGATCTCGCCGGGATGTTCCGCAAATAATTTTTCGAGCGATGAAATATTATTGTACTGGAAACGTAAGCTGAATGTTTTTTTCTCCTGCGGAATTCCCATATCCATAGGAGTTGTACCAATGAACCAATCATCATAAGTGAAAAAAGGATGGTCGGCACACATAGCCACATATTTTCTTCCGGTGTATGCGCGCGATAATTTTATGGCGGCAGTTGTTACTGTCGATCCGTTTTTTGCAAACTTCACCATCTGTGCCCACGGAAAAAGACTCACCATTAATTCAGCCGCATTCAGTTCCGTCAGTGAAGCGCGCGTGAGATTATTTCCTTTTTTTATTTCTGCAATTCCGGCTTCAGAAATTTCATCAATGTCATATCCGACAGTCACAGCGCGCAAACCCATTCCGTAATCGAGAAATTTATTTCCTTCCGCATCCCACACATACGCGCCTTTTCCGCGCGCGAGGATCTGCGGCGCATTCGACGGATACTGATCATCACCACGGCTGTACGTGTGCGCGCCACCGGGAATTACATTGTGAAGTCTGTCTGAGTAACTCATTCTGGAATTTATGTTTCTAATTTCTCCTTTATGATCTCCGCCCAACGAAATAACCAACTACAAAACCGGGCGCGACGAAGGACAATACAACGAGCCCCAGAAGGGCGTACATTATTGGTAATGGTTGGATCGCTGGCATATTCGCTTGTTGAAATTAGGTTTTATCCAGCATCTCTCTCACTTTTGCCCGAAGTATTTTCTTGTCGGGAAGATAGAGCTGGTATTTCGAAACAAATATTTTGTTTGTTATTCCCCTGATCGCATATTCTACATTGATGTCGTCCTTATCCTGTGAAAGTATGATCCCGATCGGTGGATTATCCGTCTTTGCATTTTTCTCTATATCGAAATAATTGAGGTAAAGATTCATCTGTCCGACATCCCGGTGATTAACGGCCTTCGCTTTAAGATCGATCAACACGTAACACTTCAATTTGGTATGATAAAATACCAGATCGACATAGTGATGAACATTCGCGATGGTGATACGATATTGCCTGCCGACAAAAGCAAATCCTTTTCCCAATTCAAGAATGAATTTCTGAAGATTTGCAATGATCCTTTTTTCAAGGTGCGATTCCGTGTACTTACCATCCTCCGGTATTTTCAGAAATTCGAGAACGTATGGATCACGAACAATATCTTCCGCCGAATTGTACTTCGGACCGATATGCGCCAGTTTTAAAACCGCTTTCGGATTTTTACTTAATGCTATCCTTTCAAAAAGAGAAGAATCGATCTGCCGTTTTAAGTCGCGAACAGACCAATTCTCACGGATCGCAAGTTGCAGGTAAAATCCTATAGCGAGAATATTGCTGCATTGGAGAAGTTCTCCATAATGAGACCAGCTCAGCAGCGGCGACACTCTAACTTTTCCCTTGAATATGGCGGAAGAAGATTTGCCAGACACTGTCTGGCGAATTTGAGATTTGCCAGACACTGTCTGGCGAATTTGATTTTCATGAAGATCGAATGTGGTGTAAAATCCACGCATCATCTGGATATTGGAACGGGAAAAACCTTTTCCAAGATCCTTTGTCAATGATCGGGATAATTCAAGGATCAATTCCCTTCCGTATTCCGCCCTGCTTTTTCCCTGTTGTTCGAATTCCACGATGAGCTTTCCGATATTCCAGTAGGTGATCAGGATCTCCACGTTGATCTTCCGATAAACATTCTCCCGACCCGCCTCTATCAGCTGGCGAATTTCCTTCTTAAGAAAGAGGAGAGATTTTCTTTTCACCGCCATAACTTATTCCAATTCTCCGTTCTCTTTCGCTTTCATCAATCGTTCGATGATCATAAAGTCGATCCTATCATCTACTTCGAATGATTTCCATTTCGGCATTTCATAGCCCAGTGTTTTCTCGTGGTAAAAAGTTTTTCTTTTCTGTAACGATGGAACTTTCGAGATGTAAAGACTTCCTTCGAAGAAAAATACGTCGTCGATATCCTGCCTGCGTTTGAAAATAAATTTTTCTCCTTCGTATGGCTGGATAAAATTCTCCTTGTTCATGCGTGCAAGAAATACAGGATGGCCACTCTCACTTTTTGAAACACCGACAATACTCTCCGCTCCTTCCGTTCTTTGCAGCAAAGTGAGCGCCGACAAAACATCATTCACATCACGCTGCGGCGATGTAGCTTCAAGCATACAGAGATAATCGAAATGCATTGCCTGTGTTCCGAAATAATCCAATGCATGCATAACAACTTCCATAGAAGTAGAAGTATCGAGCGCGAGTTCGGCAGGGCGCATGAAAGGAATTCCCGCGCCCGAGCGCATGGAAACTTCCGCGATCTCGTTATCATCGGTAGAAACGACAACACTTCCTTCCACCTGCTTTGCTGCTTCGAGAGCAGTACGAATGGTCCAGTGAATGAGCGGCTGACCGTTCATAACCCGGATGTTTTTTTTCGGAAGGCCTTTGCTTCCCCCGCGCGCGGGAATAAGAAAGAGAACTTTAGGACGTGACATTCAGTTTGCGCGTATTGTAAATAGCGTTGAACGCCTGGAGAATACTCTTCTGTTCTTCATTGGTAATTGCGACAGAAGAAGGTAAACTTATTCCGTTGCGCGAAATATTTTCAGTAACAGGAAAAGATTGTCCTGAACGAACGTACTTCACATACGGCGGCATTTCATGCAGCGGATAAAACACCGGGCGTGTTTCCACGCCGTTCTTCATTAATTTTTCGATCAATTCATCGCGCGTCACACCATTCTTCGGATCGATGATACAGGTATATAACCAATAACCGTTGAACGCCCACTCTTTTTCTGGAGGCAACGTGATGCTGTGATCTTTCAACCCTCCATTGTAGATCGTGGCCATTTTTCTTTTTGCATTCACAAATTCATTCAACCGTTCCAATTGCGCAACACCAATTGCCGCCTGGATATTCGTCATGCGATAATTGAATCCAACGTACTCGTGCCAATAACGTTTTGTTTTCGACATGCCGTGATCGCGCAACACTGTTGCTTTATTGGCAATAGATTCATCATTGAACAAGACCATTCCACCTTCTCCGGTGGTGATCGTTTTGTTTCCGAAAAAAGAAAATGTTGCTGCATTGCCGAAAGTTCCTACATGTTTTCCTTTGTAAAGAGTCCCGAGCGCTTCGGCGCAATCTTCAATAACGAGCAAATTATTTTTTTTCGCGATCGTCATCAGTTCATCCATGTGACAGGGATGGCCGTAAAGATGAACGGGCATGATCGCTTTTGTTTTCGGCGTGATCAGTTTTTCAACTTCAGAAGGAGAAAGCGTCCACGTGTCGCGATCCACATCGGCAATTACAGGAGTTGCTCCCGTATAAATAATTCCATTGATGGAAGCGGCGAAAGTGAGATCGGGAACGATCACTTCATCGCCCTCTCCTATTCCCAGCGCTTCGAGAGCAAGATGAATTGCAACTGTTCCATTACTCACAGCAATACCGAAAGGAATTTTACAATACTCTGAAAATTCTTTTTCAAACCGTTTTACAAATGCACCTTGCGAACTGATCCATCCTGTGGTCACACATTCAGTAACATATTTCAATTCATTTCCGCTAAGCTGTGGCGTCATCACAGGTATGCGATGCGCACGCGAAAAACTTGCGTAGTCAACAGGAATATTATTTTCATCTACGAGCGGAATGTGGCGGATGCGCCCGCTGATCTTCGCCTGTATCTGATCGATGGGAGTTGTTACCGGAAGTGAAGTGAATTTCGTTTGCATCACGTCCTTCACTTTGCAATCGAGATTTTTTCCTGAGATAAGTGCACGGCGGATATCGCCATCAGTGAGTACGCCCACTAATTTTCCGGAAGCATTCACAGCAAAACAGGTTCCCTGTGCATTTGTGTCGATGATCTTCAGCGCCGCTTTCACGGGTTGATCTTCGTGGATAATTAATTCCTGTATGGTGGGACTGTGGGTCATATCTAAAAAGTAGCTGCTTTTGCGGGAGATAAAATTACGAAAAAAGGGAGGGTGCACGTGTTTTGTTTTCGCATAAAACAGGATCAAAATAATGGAGAATTTGCAAATAGAATCTTTACATCAACAAAACAAACCTTTGAACTCATGAATTCGTATACCCATAAATACCGGGAGTAATTCAACTTAAATATTCTACTGTGAATGTTTGTTTCTTAGCGGCTAATCATTTTGCCACAAAGGCACGAAGACACAAAGGAAAAATGAAACCAGTACATTGATGAAATATCCTGAAGAAACACATTCCTGAAAAATAAATTCAACCAAATGAAAACGTTCTCCCGTAAATTCATTTTTCTTCTTGCGATTGCCGTTTCCCCCACTATGGAAGCGCAATCATTTTTGAAAGGGCAAAAAGATATCAATCTCGGAATAGGAA
Proteins encoded:
- a CDS encoding SDR family oxidoreductase — translated: MSNALNGKVVVVTGGAGLLGRVFCEAICEAGATVIVAEKSEKEGKSVAETLHKKYEGRAIFIQTDITSDASLQALIESVHNEFGYIDALVNTAYPRNKHYGRVFEEVTYHDFVENVGLHVGGYFLASQRFLSYFSERKQGNIINLASVYGVIAPRFEIYEGSDFTMPVEYAVIKSGIIHLTKYITRYFKGKNIRCNCISPGGILNNHSENFVDRYRSYSTTKGMLDAKDLCGTVVFLLSDASAMINGQNLVVDDGWSL
- a CDS encoding class I SAM-dependent methyltransferase, translating into MAKKNNYINALQKSKKETAAYYKKSLVKTEQQKFLEKLLKESGQKISSIADIACGGGTLAHHLRAMYPHAEFTLSDFNDDALRIAKKLNGNKCNYVKADIYDLKKIKNNSFDLVCCWQTLSWLDEPGKAVKELLRITKPGGKIFASSLFNRRHNVDIWAKIHDHTRPEGKEGMMYSYNTYCVETVNEWIGESANYFILHDFVPEIDFKFNGKGIGTFTVNSEKGRLQISAGYLMNWAILEIQKK
- a CDS encoding glutamate-1-semialdehyde 2,1-aminomutase; translated protein: MSYSDRLHNVIPGGAHTYSRGDDQYPSNAPQILARGKGAYVWDAEGNKFLDYGMGLRAVTVGYDIDEISEAGIAEIKKGNNLTRASLTELNAAELMVSLFPWAQMVKFAKNGSTVTTAAIKLSRAYTGRKYVAMCADHPFFTYDDWFIGTTPMDMGIPQEKKTFSLRFQYNNISSLEKLFAEHPGEIAAVILEPATFISPCEGDSKIVMDNKGCPDKTKSFLHQVKDLCAKNGTVFILDEMITGFRWDLRGAMKVYDIEPDLATFGKGMANGFALSALIGKKEIMDLGGIRKEGAERVFLISTTHGSEMSGFGAFIKTIEYYQQHKVTDQLWSFGRKLVTGMNDIAKGIGIGKNFSLEGFACMPYYFTRDQEGKISLPLRTLFAQEMIKNNILIPWIAQSYSHGDGELELTFRATEKALKVCKSALNDGIEKYLVGPAIKPVFRKYN
- a CDS encoding DUF1016 domain-containing protein, giving the protein MAVKRKSLLFLKKEIRQLIEAGRENVYRKINVEILITYWNIGKLIVEFEQQGKSRAEYGRELILELSRSLTKDLGKGFSRSNIQMMRGFYTTFDLHENQIRQTVSGKSQIRQTVSGKSSSAIFKGKVRVSPLLSWSHYGELLQCSNILAIGFYLQLAIRENWSVRDLKRQIDSSLFERIALSKNPKAVLKLAHIGPKYNSAEDIVRDPYVLEFLKIPEDGKYTESHLEKRIIANLQKFILELGKGFAFVGRQYRITIANVHHYVDLVFYHTKLKCYVLIDLKAKAVNHRDVGQMNLYLNYFDIEKNAKTDNPPIGIILSQDKDDINVEYAIRGITNKIFVSKYQLYLPDKKILRAKVREMLDKT
- a CDS encoding acylneuraminate cytidylyltransferase family protein, which translates into the protein MSRPKVLFLIPARGGSKGLPKKNIRVMNGQPLIHWTIRTALEAAKQVEGSVVVSTDDNEIAEVSMRSGAGIPFMRPAELALDTSTSMEVVMHALDYFGTQAMHFDYLCMLEATSPQRDVNDVLSALTLLQRTEGAESIVGVSKSESGHPVFLARMNKENFIQPYEGEKFIFKRRQDIDDVFFFEGSLYISKVPSLQKRKTFYHEKTLGYEMPKWKSFEVDDRIDFMIIERLMKAKENGELE
- a CDS encoding aminotransferase class I/II-fold pyridoxal phosphate-dependent enzyme, producing the protein MTHSPTIQELIIHEDQPVKAALKIIDTNAQGTCFAVNASGKLVGVLTDGDIRRALISGKNLDCKVKDVMQTKFTSLPVTTPIDQIQAKISGRIRHIPLVDENNIPVDYASFSRAHRIPVMTPQLSGNELKYVTECVTTGWISSQGAFVKRFEKEFSEYCKIPFGIAVSNGTVAIHLALEALGIGEGDEVIVPDLTFAASINGIIYTGATPVIADVDRDTWTLSPSEVEKLITPKTKAIMPVHLYGHPCHMDELMTIAKKNNLLVIEDCAEALGTLYKGKHVGTFGNAATFSFFGNKTITTGEGGMVLFNDESIANKATVLRDHGMSKTKRYWHEYVGFNYRMTNIQAAIGVAQLERLNEFVNAKRKMATIYNGGLKDHSITLPPEKEWAFNGYWLYTCIIDPKNGVTRDELIEKLMKNGVETRPVFYPLHEMPPYVKYVRSGQSFPVTENISRNGISLPSSVAITNEEQKSILQAFNAIYNTRKLNVTS